From Haliotis asinina isolate JCU_RB_2024 chromosome 8, JCU_Hal_asi_v2, whole genome shotgun sequence, a single genomic window includes:
- the LOC137294428 gene encoding uncharacterized protein encodes MPFKDLIRHQHGEDAVTSINSYNALPPPTFLKQTTTNLKTVINLSSKPLTPSQTSLFAKGLKYVPVAATINTDAFSTSIESGLQQLAPNGNVDYLRHQIIDTIKHAPKIRSKLTHQERQAITEFKKDDSITTTEADKGKAAVIMDTPEFLQLVNNSLSDTTTYLNIKKNPTARLERQHKKTPKDLHEKREINDIT; translated from the exons atgcccttcaaagacttgatacgaCATCAACATGGAGAAGATGCAGTTACATCCATCAACAG TTACAACGCCCTTCCACCTCCAACTTTCCTGAagcaaacaacaaccaacctcAAGACAGTCATCAACCTCAGCAGTAAACCTCTCACACCATCTCAGACGTCCCTCTTTGCCAAAGGTCTGAAGTATGTCCCAGTCGCCGCTACGATCAACACAGATGCCTTCAGCACCAGCATTGAAAGTGGACTTCAACAACTGGCTCCCAATGGCAACGTAGACTACCTCCGACACCAGATTATAGACACCATCAAGCATGCTCCCAAGATCCGCTCCAAACTCACGCACCAAGAGAGACAGGCCATCACCGAATTCAAGAAGGATGACAGCATCACCACCACCGAAGCTGACAAGGGCAAGGCAGCAGTCATCATGGACACCCCGGAATTCCTCCAGCTCGTCAACAACAGCCTCTCAGACACCACCACATACCTCAACATCAAGAAAAATCCGACGGCCAGActggaaagacaacacaagaaaaccccgaaggacctccatgagaagagagaaatcaacgacatcacctga